The Micropterus dolomieu isolate WLL.071019.BEF.003 ecotype Adirondacks linkage group LG14, ASM2129224v1, whole genome shotgun sequence DNA segment aactggatcagcaggtccttaggcaggttgagcttcctgagctgacgcaggaagtacatcctctgctgggccttcttgataatggtgtcagtgttgggctcccacttcaggtcctgggatatagtggaacccagaaacctgaaggattccacagcagacacagggctgttgagtacgGTGatgggggcagagtgggggggctcctcctgaagtccacggtcatctccacagttttgagcgtgttaagctccaggttgttctgaccacaccagagagccagctgatcaacctcccgtctgtaggccgactcatcaccgccccggatgaggccgatgaccgttgtgtcatcagcgaacttcaggagtttgacagatgggtcccctgaggtgcggtcgttggtgtagagggagaatgGAAGGGGGGgtgccagtgctgatagtccgcgtgctggatgtgatgtttccaagcctcacctgctgactcctgtcagtcaggaagtctatGATTTAACTTGTGCATGGGAGCTGACCTGATATTCTTCCCTTCTGTGCtcttttcttattatgtctgtggtgtccacCTTTGCCATGTCCGAATCaggaaagtaaaacaaagtaaaCCTGGGAAACAACATGATTTTCTGGCCAAAATTAGCTTCCCTCTCAACAACACTACGTTAACATGACACAGTAACCTAACCGCGAGGTACTTTCGTGCAGCGGACTTTCACGCAGTGTGATTGGGGCGTTgatttgaaaaccttgattctgattggtcaaaTTGAATGCACTGCTCTAGAGGGCTGTGTAGGAGGTTAGGGTTGTTGTTTAACAATATACTTCAACAAAGTAAACCTAAATATTATTTACTTAAGAGTggtacaaatattttttttaataaatagacttACATGGTGTGAAAAATATGCTTATATTTAAGCATATTCATTTAAAGTCTAATTAAgcatatatttattaccaatttattcaaagtatacttttgagaagtatgtgAAAGCTCAAGGGAAAATATCTTTAAGACACTTGCAGTAAGCATGTTAGAAGTATGATTGTACTATAAgcatactatgtgaatttcTAGTACATTTTCAATGCCTTTAAGAGCACTTCTTTTCGACCTGGGTAAACTAAGACAGTGAACATGGTAATTGTAATCatgagcatgttaacatgctaatgtaagcatttagctcaaagcactgctgtgcctgtTAGTACGGCCTCACAGAACTGTTAGCATGTGTTAATTCATCCACTGCTTTAAGAGCTAGATCTAACCCCCCTGACAAACAACATCTATGTAAATAACTGAGTAATAGACATGTAATACATCTGCATGTATTAtgcatgtaatgtaatatatacATGTGACTTCCCTAACAACTGATCTGATCTTAACTCAGAATGCTCATTAGCCACTCATCCACCCACCGTTGATTCactgacacacaaatgcagactCTGTTAAGAGATTGGACAGCAGCTAATGAGATGACAGCTAATCCTTAGAGCTAAAGGTGGAGTACTGGCCCTCTCCCCCACGCACATGCTCAcatcacaaaacaaacatattcaCAAAGGGAAATCCGCATATTCACGCTGATTGAAACTTTACATAAGGTCCTGTTATCAGAGAAGAGATAGAGGAGAAAATCAAACTGAAGACAAGTCACACGGAAAGGATAATTGAGTGTTTGAGGCTGTGAAGGCTGCTGGAAACACGAAAGGTGATTTTCTTAAGCAGTGAGGGAGGAAGGGTGGAAGGagtgaggggaggagggagggacaCCATTTAGCACCACCTGCTCTGTGGCAGGGCAGAGGGCAAAACAGGACACATAGTGAGAATTTAAAGGTAAGaggttgtttttctcttttatctgACATCGCGCTGTATTTTTGTGCACACAAACGATAATTCATGTGGCTTGCCGCTGGGTGGTCATTCTTCCAGTACAGACAAATTGTAAGGTAGTCTGGATATCAGCAGGTCAGTTGTAGTCGAAACACCACCAGGTCAGTTTGGGACAGAGGTTAATTTTACAGTGAGGCAGTtaattgtaatgtaaatatggatatattatatgtttttgtgttactAAATCAGGCAAAGTAGCATTGGTTTTAAATACAtcagggactaaagaactggcATAacctactttaaaaaaaaacatacacagaaGAATGCATGAATAATGTCAGAATAATGCACACTGACTGAAAACAGGTTCATTGTATTTTCTAATAACCTCTACCATTCTCACTGTAtctccttttctttgtctcttttgctTCATTGTCTTTCTGTCAGTTGAAGGCCAAATACTCGCTTAAACTGTCTAGATCAATCTACGCTTTGTCTCAATAATCAAATAATCTGGATTGTGTAATCCCATTAGGCTAATCTGGGAgtgcatgtaaatgttttggcgtgtgtgtgtgtgtgtgtgtgtgtgtgtgtgtgtgtatgtgcattgaCTGGGTTGAGCAGGGGCGTCGCACAAAAATCTGACCCTGTATCTGTATActcacccccctcccccaaataaagaaatagtttgagaAGTACCAATGGTTGATTTTCAGAAATGCGCTTATTCGCTTTCATGCAGGGAGTTAACTAATTAGACTGATCCCACTCTCATAATATGAAGCTTGAGCTTGCAGCTGGTTAGCTTGGTTTTGCATAAAGGCTGCTAACGTGGAAACCGCATGTAATGCAACAAAATCACCTAATAGGACAtttaaagcctagttcacactacacgatttaaagcccgatttgccggtcACAAGCTGTAATCAGGAGTAAATCAGTGATCAATTGGCGGTCGCCAGTAGTTATGTGTAAACTActcatcaaaacggctccctgacacatcactgacacattctcgacgtctgccagatatctagcatgccaaatatctggaggagtcggccgactcgacatccacatccagtcaatgagagcaggcagctggcagagcaggcagctacattttcactacaaaacactttttactcacctccagctctttgtagctcagacaatccctgctacctgtgtgtgctaatccattctttcaccaaTAGTcattgtctttataattggtatctttataataacaaacaacagatgtttcatgtgtaggttcgaatcatttcccatttcccatttcatgtgtgttttcttgacaaaacatggtgacagagtcgttgtcagctcgtgtagtgtgtgaacCCCTGTCTACAATCGGTCATgtagtgtgaatgccacaaTGACTACAaaacggcaagttgtgtagtccgAACAGCACGGCAATTGGCCGACACTGATGGTCCACGAGAGCCTTAAGGCTCACTTATTAATATGTTCAAAAACTGAAGCGTTCGCtctcagcaggcagctgttttcagaaaaaaagctaTTAAAATACAGTGTACATTACCTGCttagcaccaaacagcaggcagagagactagctggtgaacagcTACATGTTCCACACATGCATGTTCCACACGTACTGTAGCTGCTAAAGAACCAGATAATTTCAGAGCTAAAAAAGATTGAAAtttgacttacattcatcatgTGACAAGAAGCACAACTccaaatgtttgctaacaagttccaTATGCTTTATCAGCTTTAAAGCTGATGATATGTCAATGCTGTGTCAAAGCTGGTTTAAGGATAAAGAGAGATTACACACTcaaagatgtgtttttcttcacaGGTTGATGCTGCCATGGCGAGGCCCGTACGCCCTGCGTCTGAGAGCTTCCAGCCAGTCTGTTATTCGGGCAGTCAGCCAGTCTCTTTCTCCAGTGAAGCTGTGATTGCGGGACTGGAGGACGAGGATGATCGCACTCccattttctccctctctaAGAGCTCCATGGATGTGGTCATGGCAACAGGGCAGTTGCACAAGTGGGACCCAGTCTTGGTCAAAACAAACCTGAAACGCAGCTCCAGCACCAACACACACTCTGAGCAGAACTCGGTGATGCTCCAGCAGCTGCATCCTCACATGTGGCAGCACATCAACGCAAACAGCCACCAGTTGTCACTCACTGCTTCAAACATGGACGCGCACAGCCCTCCTGCCCTCAGCGAGCGCTGGATTACCAACATGCAGCGCTGGAGCGGATGTAGCGGCAGCACACGCAGCCGCAGCAGCACTCCAGAGACAGTTGTATGGAAAGATGGGACCTCACGTCCCTCTAGTCTAAGCCAGGAAACCACTTTCTCTACTGCACCGGACTCTCCCATGTCCAAAACAACCACTCCACCAACCACACCCTCTCCCCTTGTCTCCCCCCTGCACACTCCAACTTTACCACCTGTAGATCTTTTAActtcttcttattcttcttcttcactacGAACACAGAAAGTCTTACTTGTGTCCTCGCCCACACGCTCTCCACTGCAGTCACCCCTGCCGACACCCCTgcagggtctctcctcctcacACTTGTCGTCCAATTCCCCCGACCTCCACCATCTCACCAGCACAGAGGAGGAGGTCTTCTTGCAGAATAACTTGCTTTCTTTTACATTCCCCTCCCCGAACCAGTCGTCTGTTAGCATAGTGGGAGGTGGTGTGTCATCAGATCCTGGATGCCTTGCTGATGATGAGGTGGAAGAGCTGCAGAGTCCTGGAGGCACACTGTTACCGGAGGCTGGAGATGTGATGACCCATGTGCAAATGTCTAACTACCTGACGCCTAATTCTCTAGCAGAGGGACAAGAATCAGGAAGAGGAGCCTCTGTTTGCCATCTTGAGCTGCCACGGCAGCCAGGGCAAAGTTGTCTGACAGGCCGAGGTTGGAGGACACCCCTGGTTTCTTCCTTGAGTGATTCTCAATTGGGTGACTGCTGCAGGTGCAACTTCAACACCAGAGCAGGCATCAAAAAGGTTGAGATGTTCAGGGAGAGGGGTACAATGACTTCACAGCTGGAACTAGTAGACGCAGCTGTACAGACAGTCTCTCCTGCCGGCTCCTTGTGGGGCCTCGGCATCTCCACCTCAAACATGGACTCCCACTCCGTCTTGGGCTCACCGCCTGGATCAAGACTGAACCTTAAGTCTTCATTGGGGTCAAACTCCAATCTGGTGTCCCCGTCCTCCAGCATGTTCCTGGCAAGCAGTgcgggggaggaggagagacaagGAGACGACCCACCGTGGGACTCTGCCTCCTCCGatctggagaggaggaggtcgTGTCTGAAGAtccaaggagaggagagggtaAAGatggggaggagaggaagcatgAAGCAGGTGCAGTGGGACGAGGATGGGATGACATGGGACGTTCATGGAGCATCTGTGGACCCGGAGGTGCTGACCTCAGCAATACAGAAACATCTGGAGCTCCAGAGCAGCCCCCGACCAGCTAAACGTAtctcaaagaagaagaaagcacCAAAACCTCCTATCATATCGAGCGTGATAAAGGCCATGGCACCAGAACTTAATCCGCCTGAGATGATAATCACGTCGACATGTATGGTGGAGGATGAGAGTGAGGGGACACCAGAGGCAGACACagggagggaggtggaggaagaaggaggagccAAAAGGGAGGAGGAAACAGTAGAAGCTATTTGTAGAAAAAGCAGAGCAGAGGGAGATAatgcaaaagaagaagaggaggtatACAGAGAGGAAGGCACCAGCCATCCTAAGTCACCCTCGCAGGGGAGCGGACACTGCCGCAAGAAGAGTGTGATCAGGTCGCTGAGGAGGCCTGGGTGGTGTGGTGGCTCAAGAAAGGCAGCTGACTGATTCTGAAGACTAATCTGATGGATTTGTATTCATTGTATGATTGAATGAAGCACAGAGAGACACTGGGAACAGTTCTcactttcatgttgttttatcCTGCTGGTGTCCTGACTTCCTTTTCATTATCTGACATAAAAAGTGGAGATGCAATGTTATAAAATGTGTTCCTCCACTCATTAGGATCCACCATTTAGCAAGAGTATAAATTCTACTGGTGATGGAGGGCGACGTGATGTTTTGGGTTGATTCCTATCACCaagaaaaatgttgatgttttcaATAATTACCATACTCTGTGCAGCGAGTGCTTTGCTGACTTTACCGGTAAATTAGTAAGGCAACTAACAAGTAATACGtttgttaatgtaaatgttcaataaaacgatattttgtctttgtataTCTCTTGCtataaagaaatgtgttttgttttcagaagGCAGTTGAAAAACTATTATTATGAATACAAATTTGGAGTACTTGTACTTTCCTTGAGTATAGAGTtgggacaataaaacaacaacaataattatcacaatatagtTTTCTTGAAAagacaatataacaaatgttcaataagtgttcaataaatgtttgacttaattaatttgaatcacaaacaaattagcacttaattttgtctttaaaaatatttattttgttgaggtcAAATACTTTGATGGTCAAATTCAGTTTCTCACTATTTAGTGTAAACTCAGAGGCACTCATCCAGGGGACCAGACTAGAATGCAAGAGCTCTGATTCAATCCAACTCCTTTCAAAGGACTTCGGACCACAAGGCTTTCTGGGGAGGGGTAACTGTGTAGTCTCTCACAGTTTGTCATGGCTGACTTCTTTTCTAGTCTACAGTTCCCCGGATGTCGCTGagttaaaactgaatttgaaaaaTGAATTCTGAGCTGAATTTGAAATAACGCTCACAAGCTGAAAGCAAGACAACTTAAATTCAATTTCAGTCTgtgaaataaattttttttatatttcaaattcaaaacTTTAAAATTCAGATTCAATTTGTGCTGGCACTAAAATAATTCCATAGCTGCCTCTACCAGGACGgacagacatgcaatagatGTTGTGTGTACagaacagacacacagcagaacacacacatatatatatatatatatatatacagttatgATGGCAAAATGTTGAGTGTAAAACATAAGTGAAGAGGATAGCAAATAAAAAGTTTCTTGAGTCTTTGTTTGTCATAAATCTTTGAACCTATTTGAACCTGAGACGATAGATTCTTCTGGACATAAGAAAAAAGCCCAGGCAGGATCTCCGACTGTTTACAACTGACAAATGAGGGAAGTGCAATGGAAGCACATTTCAGGATTTActacaaatacagtatttacacaGATAATAACACAGGAGGTGGCTCAGTTTAAATACTACGTTTAAGAGTAAACACTTACTCAAAAACATGCGGCTGAGCCACTAAACTCTCCGTCCCTCTACTCTCACACTCGCTCAACTCATTCAGTGTGGAAAACATACACAACATTGAGTTATATGTAAACTTGGTGAACCACAGTGGTGAGGTTTGACCATTCAGGCGCTGCCATTCAGATGAGCGGGCACATTCTCTCTCATTCaccacagaaaaaaagctcATCTCACTAGTGGCTTCTACTGCAGTTATTGTTGTCATATTTTCACAGATGTGTGTAGAGCGAGCGGGAGGTTCTCTGTTGGCTTCTTTTCGGGTCTTAAAGGGTCAATGCATCCAAATTACATAACTATTTTTTCCACTGACCTCTTGTAATATCTAGCCAAGCACATAGTTTTAGTTTCATTTGTTCTGGCTTTAAGACCTCTGCCTCGACTGCAACACACTGGTGGCAAACTgaatttaattaacaaaatcAGTGTAGGCTACCTGTCAGTACACAGTTCGCAAATACGCTTTAAACAATTTTGACCTTTTCTTCTTTAGTGAGTAGTTCCACAGACAACTGTCAACTGTAAAGTTGTTGAAAAACAGAttataaagaataataaaaatttgCATGAACCAAATATAGCCCAACTAATGCTGAATTTCTGAGGCTGATCCCAATATCAATATTTAAGAGtttgaaaaaaatttaagtAACTATATCTaaatataacataaaaacacatttgatagggatttgtttgtttgtttttacaattgTGACCTAGATGTGTATTTAATGAGCTTCGTAGAGATTCCGCAGCCAGGCTAGCGGCTTTGTGAAAGCTTTTATCATGATATGTCAGCatactaacatgctcacagtaatAATGCAAACATGCTGATGCTAGGCAGGTATTATTTTgatcatgttcaccatcttaatttaACATGGTAGCATGATAACATTAGCTAGCACTAAAAATAAAGTAGAGCTGAAGTTGATgaaaatgtcattagttttacaggtatttgatcataaaccaaagtattggacaaattaaaattttcacctgagatgaaaagtcagaggatatCCAGAGTCATGGGGATACATCCCGAGGGGGAAATGAATATCTGTGTCAAATTGGTCAGTCCATCCAATGGTTGTGGAGACATTTCtcttaaaattacaaatgtaaacTTTGTGGTGGCACTAGAGAAAAAGTCTGTGTGTCACCAAAGTCACTAGAATTCATCCTCTGAGaatcatgaatgtctgtacaaatttTGAGCCAATACATCAAATAGTTTTGATATTTCATTCTGGATATAAGTAGTGGACCAACCAAAAGTCCAACTTTGCCATCCATAG contains these protein-coding regions:
- the LOC123982447 gene encoding uncharacterized protein LOC123982447 isoform X1, giving the protein MMHSYRLGGTCTEVVNLGTSEPFSLPGENKLKEAPCGSEEIHCCLHRSVDAAMARPVRPASESFQPVCYSGSQPVSFSSEAVIAGLEDEDDRTPIFSLSKSSMDVVMATGQLHKWDPVLVKTNLKRSSSTNTHSEQNSVMLQQLHPHMWQHINANSHQLSLTASNMDAHSPPALSERWITNMQRWSGCSGSTRSRSSTPETVVWKDGTSRPSSLSQETTFSTAPDSPMSKTTTPPTTPSPLVSPLHTPTLPPVDLLTSSYSSSSLRTQKVLLVSSPTRSPLQSPLPTPLQGLSSSHLSSNSPDLHHLTSTEEEVFLQNNLLSFTFPSPNQSSVSIVGGGVSSDPGCLADDEVEELQSPGGTLLPEAGDVMTHVQMSNYLTPNSLAEGQESGRGASVCHLELPRQPGQSCLTGRGWRTPLVSSLSDSQLGDCCRCNFNTRAGIKKVEMFRERGTMTSQLELVDAAVQTVSPAGSLWGLGISTSNMDSHSVLGSPPGSRLNLKSSLGSNSNLVSPSSSMFLASSAGEEERQGDDPPWDSASSDLERRRSCLKIQGEERVKMGRRGSMKQVQWDEDGMTWDVHGASVDPEVLTSAIQKHLELQSSPRPAKRISKKKKAPKPPIISSVIKAMAPELNPPEMIITSTCMVEDESEGTPEADTGREVEEEGGAKREEETVEAICRKSRAEGDNAKEEEEVYREEGTSHPKSPSQGSGHCRKKSVIRSLRRPGWCGGSRKAAD
- the LOC123982447 gene encoding uncharacterized protein LOC123982447 isoform X2; translated protein: MARPVRPASESFQPVCYSGSQPVSFSSEAVIAGLEDEDDRTPIFSLSKSSMDVVMATGQLHKWDPVLVKTNLKRSSSTNTHSEQNSVMLQQLHPHMWQHINANSHQLSLTASNMDAHSPPALSERWITNMQRWSGCSGSTRSRSSTPETVVWKDGTSRPSSLSQETTFSTAPDSPMSKTTTPPTTPSPLVSPLHTPTLPPVDLLTSSYSSSSLRTQKVLLVSSPTRSPLQSPLPTPLQGLSSSHLSSNSPDLHHLTSTEEEVFLQNNLLSFTFPSPNQSSVSIVGGGVSSDPGCLADDEVEELQSPGGTLLPEAGDVMTHVQMSNYLTPNSLAEGQESGRGASVCHLELPRQPGQSCLTGRGWRTPLVSSLSDSQLGDCCRCNFNTRAGIKKVEMFRERGTMTSQLELVDAAVQTVSPAGSLWGLGISTSNMDSHSVLGSPPGSRLNLKSSLGSNSNLVSPSSSMFLASSAGEEERQGDDPPWDSASSDLERRRSCLKIQGEERVKMGRRGSMKQVQWDEDGMTWDVHGASVDPEVLTSAIQKHLELQSSPRPAKRISKKKKAPKPPIISSVIKAMAPELNPPEMIITSTCMVEDESEGTPEADTGREVEEEGGAKREEETVEAICRKSRAEGDNAKEEEEVYREEGTSHPKSPSQGSGHCRKKSVIRSLRRPGWCGGSRKAAD